One Planctomycetaceae bacterium DNA window includes the following coding sequences:
- the fae gene encoding formaldehyde-activating enzyme, with protein sequence MSMYVGESLKGDGNEVAHIDLLIGDKAGPVGVAFANALADQKMGHSNLLAVLTPNIAVKPSTVMITKVTIKGARQAVQMFGPAQKAVADAVTDCVKSGVIPKDQCENLCIVCGVFIHWEAADDKKIYEYNYEATKESIERAMKNSPSVDEVLAARDTASHPFYVA encoded by the coding sequence ATGTCCATGTACGTAGGCGAATCGCTGAAAGGCGATGGCAATGAAGTTGCTCATATTGACCTTCTGATCGGTGACAAGGCTGGTCCGGTTGGCGTTGCATTCGCCAATGCACTGGCAGACCAGAAAATGGGTCACAGCAACCTTCTGGCAGTTCTGACGCCGAACATTGCCGTAAAGCCTTCGACCGTCATGATCACCAAGGTCACGATCAAGGGCGCGCGTCAGGCCGTTCAGATGTTTGGGCCAGCTCAAAAGGCCGTTGCGGACGCCGTGACGGATTGCGTGAAGTCCGGAGTCATCCCGAAAGACCAGTGCGAGAATCTTTGCATCGTCTGCGGTGTATTCATTCACTGGGAAGCAGCCGATGACAAGAAGATCTACGAATACAACTACGAAGCTACCAAAGAATCGATCGAGCGAGCCATGAAGAATTCTCCTTCCGTGGATGAAGTTCTGGCCGCACGTGACACCGCTTCTCACCCGTTCTACGTTGCTTAA
- a CDS encoding HlyD family efflux transporter periplasmic adaptor subunit, with product MPSIRWTTAHLFRASCSALLVALVLLAGVGAVNRDHEPVELSLYDVQPRHFSDVIELTGNVEPLKSETVSSECRWSTTILSIVPEGTWVQKGDIVCVLDSSEVEEFLRARDVPLIRARATLEGSVQDEELLKSANERRLAQSKFAAQTALNERDQYLHATHPQLLDKLEQDLSLWQEQLESAREEFAYTERLWAQGFVNHRTLDQANFILQQKTEGVRKLQADLFLSNEFTHPRNELRLQFRASNADRDVLRTEIMNSLAETKARLTTLANERRVQIYERYVNSARESIAACTMKAPSDGQVIYANSWYDLSRGRRSVEEGKRAYFQQPIFRIPDERHKKVTVSLHESLITRVRIGTPVSVQLKGFEETPVAGEIVHISNYPKSRSYYTPDVRDYYLDIQLKPTPEQASIIRLKMDANVTISLFEDVDALTVPNESVVGVGGRNFVWVYEDAGLQPRAIQVGESNDEAVCVTAGLREGDRIAVQLTPQQRSGLQEYAQNMISGL from the coding sequence ATGCCGAGCATTCGATGGACGACCGCCCACCTGTTTCGAGCATCCTGCTCCGCATTGCTGGTTGCGCTGGTGTTGCTGGCAGGGGTGGGAGCCGTAAACCGGGATCATGAGCCGGTTGAACTCTCTCTGTATGATGTCCAGCCTCGCCATTTCTCTGACGTCATCGAACTCACTGGAAACGTCGAACCACTCAAGTCGGAGACTGTTTCGTCAGAGTGTCGATGGTCCACGACGATCCTCAGCATCGTGCCCGAAGGAACCTGGGTTCAGAAGGGCGATATCGTTTGCGTACTGGATTCGTCAGAAGTCGAGGAGTTTCTGCGGGCCAGAGATGTACCCCTGATACGCGCAAGGGCAACTCTTGAGGGCTCTGTTCAGGACGAGGAATTGCTGAAATCCGCGAATGAACGCAGACTCGCACAGTCCAAGTTTGCCGCTCAAACAGCTTTGAATGAGCGTGATCAGTATCTGCACGCGACCCATCCTCAGCTTCTGGATAAACTTGAGCAGGACCTCTCACTCTGGCAGGAACAACTCGAATCAGCGCGTGAAGAGTTCGCCTATACCGAACGGCTTTGGGCGCAGGGTTTTGTCAACCACCGAACGCTGGATCAGGCCAATTTCATTCTTCAGCAGAAAACAGAGGGTGTTCGGAAACTGCAGGCAGACCTTTTTCTCAGCAACGAATTCACCCACCCAAGAAATGAACTCCGGCTGCAGTTTCGAGCGAGCAACGCTGACCGAGACGTTCTGCGTACGGAAATCATGAATTCTCTGGCGGAAACAAAGGCCAGGCTCACGACGCTTGCAAATGAACGACGTGTCCAGATCTACGAACGATACGTGAATTCAGCTCGTGAAAGTATCGCAGCCTGCACCATGAAGGCCCCTTCCGATGGGCAGGTCATTTACGCAAATTCCTGGTATGACCTCAGTCGCGGACGCAGATCGGTGGAAGAGGGAAAACGAGCCTATTTCCAGCAGCCGATTTTCCGCATTCCAGACGAACGCCACAAAAAAGTCACCGTCTCTCTTCACGAATCGCTGATCACCCGTGTTCGTATCGGCACACCCGTGAGCGTGCAACTGAAAGGGTTTGAAGAGACTCCCGTCGCCGGTGAAATCGTGCACATTTCCAACTACCCAAAATCTCGCAGCTATTACACGCCGGACGTTCGCGACTACTACCTGGACATTCAACTGAAGCCCACGCCCGAACAGGCGTCGATCATCCGGCTGAAGATGGATGCCAATGTTACCATCTCACTATTCGAAGATGTTGACGCGTTAACGGTTCCGAATGAATCCGTCGTCGGCGTCGGGGGCCGGAATTTTGTGTGGGTCTATGAGGATGCAGGCTTGCAGCCTCGAGCGATCCAGGTGGGTGAATCAAACGATGAGGCTGTCTGTGTCACCGCCGGACTCCGCGAAGGTGACCGCATTGCAGTTCAACTCACTCCTCAGCAAAGAAGCGGACTTCAGGAGTACGCTCAAAACATGATCTCGGGGCTGTAA
- the metH gene encoding methionine synthase translates to MTSKPDIREILDQRIMIIDGSMGALIMANNPTEEQYRGERFKKHHIDVRNATDLLVLTQPDLISGIHRQYLDAGADIIETDTFNASIVGMKEFELSHLVRELNQTGAELARKCADEYTAKNSKKPRYVAGSIGPTNVQLSMNADAPGTRVVTFDAMVESYAEQVRGLLDGGVDLLLPETSFDTLNMKSCLFAISKVFEERGTEVPVMISGTVFAGGVTLLGQTAEAFYTAVEHFPSLSIGFNCALGPAQMKPYLQTLSEISTRYVTCYPNAGMPDGMGGFDNTAAEFTEAIVSAAKAGLVNVVGGCCGTTPEFIASAAEAVKNMKPRKPSSGTGNSTYSGFDYLELRPESNFLNVGERTNVTGSRMFARLIREEKYDEALSVAANQVEGGAQVIDVNMDEGLLDGPRCMEKFLWLLHDDNVRVPIMIDSSDWNVIEAGLKCVHGKCIVNSISLKEGEEEFLRKAKLIRRYGAATIVMAFDEVGQAATREDKVRICKRAYKLLTEKADFPPTDIIFDPNILTVGTGMEEHANYAVDFIEAVRDIKRECPGAKTSGGVSNVSFSFRGNNVVREAMNAAFLYHAVAAGLDMGIVNPAQLEVYDEIDKELLVYIEDVLLNRRPDATERLIEYAETVKEKAGGEKRTDEWRNGTVEDRLKHALLKGILDHIDGDIEEARLKYGRPLDIIQGPLMDGMNVVGELFGSGKMFLPQVVKSARVMKKAVAWLEPFMEAEKAAAAAGTTSRHFNEAGLFNATRDDAIALAESLQVAGEAVEQGNRGTFLIATVKGDVHDIGKNIVAVVLRCNNFKVIDLGVMVSCERILEEARKHNADIIGLSGLITPSLEEMIIVARAMEEQGFTVPLLVGGATTSAKHTAVKIAPAYSQPVVHVGDASLSVGVVEALLDPDRKDDFVAKNLEAQRRSKASFNQRQQVKLVPYEEALSKRFTINWDKYDPPIPEFTGVRVIEEMPLTELVQYIDWSPFFSSWQLIGKYPKILDDAVVGEEARKLWQDAQNELQLLLKNKSITAKAVYGFWPANSDGDDIILWTDESRTEELMRFPMLRQQWERVGQKDFRSLADYVAPIAENRRLKAFQAEGEEVESLLHNDYIGAFAVTAGFGCDELAKELEESGDDYRAIMIKALADRFAEAFAEALHVKARRDWGYGANESLNNEQLIEEKYLGIRPAFGYPSCPDHLPKGDLWKLMDVENNIGMQLTSSYAMWPAASVSGLYFSLPESRYFAVDRLTRDQVENYAARKGMSVKEIERWLAPNLGYEPS, encoded by the coding sequence ATGACCAGCAAACCCGACATCCGTGAAATTCTTGACCAGCGCATCATGATCATCGACGGGTCGATGGGCGCGCTGATTATGGCGAATAACCCTACCGAAGAGCAGTATCGCGGCGAACGCTTCAAAAAGCACCATATCGACGTCCGCAACGCCACCGACCTGCTGGTCCTGACACAGCCTGATCTGATCAGTGGGATTCATCGACAGTATCTGGACGCCGGTGCGGATATCATCGAAACCGACACCTTCAATGCGTCGATTGTCGGCATGAAGGAGTTTGAACTGTCTCATTTGGTGCGCGAACTCAACCAAACCGGTGCGGAACTGGCACGCAAATGCGCCGACGAATACACGGCAAAGAATTCTAAGAAGCCGCGATACGTGGCCGGCAGTATTGGCCCGACCAATGTGCAGTTATCGATGAATGCCGATGCACCCGGCACTCGCGTTGTGACGTTCGATGCCATGGTGGAATCTTACGCCGAACAGGTTCGAGGACTACTGGACGGGGGAGTCGATCTGCTGCTGCCCGAAACCAGCTTCGACACGCTGAACATGAAGTCCTGCCTGTTCGCCATTTCGAAAGTCTTCGAGGAACGCGGTACGGAAGTTCCCGTGATGATTTCGGGAACGGTGTTTGCCGGTGGAGTGACTTTGCTGGGGCAAACGGCGGAAGCCTTCTACACGGCAGTCGAACACTTCCCGTCATTGAGCATCGGGTTCAACTGCGCGCTGGGGCCCGCTCAGATGAAGCCGTATTTGCAGACGCTGTCTGAGATATCAACTCGATACGTGACCTGCTATCCCAATGCCGGCATGCCCGACGGCATGGGAGGCTTCGACAACACGGCCGCTGAATTTACAGAAGCGATTGTCAGTGCGGCGAAGGCCGGACTGGTGAACGTCGTCGGCGGCTGCTGCGGAACGACGCCGGAATTCATCGCGAGCGCGGCCGAAGCCGTCAAGAATATGAAGCCCCGCAAGCCGTCATCCGGCACAGGTAACTCAACCTATTCCGGCTTTGACTATCTGGAACTGCGACCGGAATCCAACTTCCTGAATGTCGGCGAACGGACCAACGTCACGGGCTCGCGGATGTTTGCTCGTTTGATCCGAGAAGAAAAATACGACGAAGCTCTGAGTGTCGCGGCCAACCAGGTCGAGGGCGGTGCTCAGGTGATCGATGTCAATATGGACGAAGGCCTGCTGGATGGGCCTCGGTGCATGGAAAAATTCCTGTGGCTGCTGCATGACGACAACGTTCGCGTGCCGATCATGATCGATAGTTCCGACTGGAATGTGATCGAAGCCGGTCTGAAGTGTGTGCATGGTAAGTGCATCGTTAACAGCATCAGTCTGAAGGAAGGCGAAGAAGAATTCCTGCGCAAAGCGAAACTGATTCGTCGTTATGGGGCCGCCACCATTGTCATGGCCTTTGACGAAGTTGGTCAGGCAGCGACTCGAGAAGACAAAGTGCGCATCTGCAAACGCGCTTACAAATTGTTGACAGAGAAAGCCGACTTTCCGCCCACGGACATCATCTTCGATCCGAACATTCTGACAGTGGGCACCGGCATGGAAGAACATGCCAACTACGCCGTCGACTTTATCGAAGCGGTACGCGACATCAAACGCGAATGTCCGGGCGCGAAAACATCGGGCGGCGTCAGCAATGTCAGCTTCAGTTTTCGGGGTAACAATGTCGTCCGTGAAGCCATGAATGCTGCGTTTCTGTATCACGCCGTGGCTGCCGGGCTGGACATGGGGATCGTGAACCCGGCTCAGTTGGAGGTCTATGACGAAATCGACAAGGAACTGCTGGTCTACATCGAGGATGTGTTGCTGAATCGACGTCCGGACGCAACAGAACGCCTCATCGAATATGCCGAAACCGTCAAGGAAAAAGCGGGAGGCGAAAAACGCACCGACGAATGGCGCAACGGTACCGTCGAGGATCGGCTCAAGCATGCGTTGCTGAAAGGCATTCTGGATCATATCGACGGCGACATCGAAGAAGCCCGGCTAAAATACGGCCGCCCGCTGGACATCATTCAGGGCCCGCTGATGGACGGGATGAATGTTGTCGGCGAACTGTTCGGCAGCGGCAAGATGTTTCTGCCACAGGTTGTGAAATCTGCTCGAGTCATGAAGAAGGCTGTCGCCTGGCTGGAACCCTTCATGGAAGCCGAAAAAGCAGCGGCAGCAGCAGGTACGACGTCACGGCATTTCAACGAAGCTGGCCTCTTTAACGCAACTCGCGATGATGCCATAGCGCTGGCCGAGAGTTTGCAGGTGGCGGGCGAAGCTGTCGAACAGGGCAACCGCGGTACCTTCTTGATTGCCACTGTCAAAGGGGATGTTCACGACATTGGCAAGAATATCGTCGCGGTTGTTTTGCGATGCAATAACTTCAAGGTCATCGATCTGGGAGTGATGGTGTCGTGTGAAAGAATTCTCGAAGAGGCTCGAAAGCACAACGCGGATATCATCGGTCTCAGCGGTCTGATTACACCGTCGCTGGAAGAGATGATTATTGTCGCACGCGCGATGGAAGAGCAGGGTTTTACGGTTCCGTTGCTGGTCGGTGGCGCGACGACCAGCGCCAAACATACTGCCGTAAAGATTGCTCCTGCGTACAGTCAGCCGGTCGTGCATGTGGGTGACGCATCTTTGTCTGTGGGAGTCGTGGAAGCTCTGCTGGACCCCGATCGTAAAGACGATTTCGTCGCGAAAAATTTGGAAGCTCAGCGGCGGTCCAAGGCGTCCTTCAACCAGCGTCAGCAGGTCAAACTGGTTCCTTACGAAGAAGCATTGTCGAAGCGATTCACGATCAACTGGGACAAATATGATCCGCCGATTCCTGAGTTCACAGGTGTGCGAGTGATTGAAGAAATGCCGCTCACCGAACTGGTGCAGTACATCGACTGGTCACCATTCTTCAGTAGTTGGCAGCTGATCGGGAAGTATCCGAAGATTCTGGACGACGCTGTGGTGGGCGAGGAAGCTCGCAAGCTGTGGCAGGATGCTCAGAATGAACTCCAGCTGTTGCTGAAGAACAAGAGCATCACTGCCAAAGCTGTCTACGGTTTCTGGCCAGCGAACTCAGACGGCGACGATATCATCTTGTGGACCGATGAATCTCGTACCGAAGAACTGATGCGGTTCCCGATGCTCAGACAGCAATGGGAACGAGTCGGTCAGAAAGATTTTCGCAGTCTGGCGGATTATGTAGCCCCGATTGCGGAGAACCGACGTCTCAAAGCCTTTCAGGCTGAAGGGGAGGAAGTCGAATCGCTCCTGCATAACGACTACATCGGTGCGTTTGCCGTTACGGCAGGGTTTGGCTGTGATGAACTCGCAAAAGAGCTGGAAGAATCCGGCGATGACTACCGCGCCATTATGATCAAGGCACTTGCTGATCGTTTTGCGGAAGCATTTGCCGAGGCGCTGCATGTCAAAGCACGTCGCGACTGGGGTTATGGAGCCAACGAATCATTGAATAATGAACAATTAATTGAAGAAAAATACCTTGGCATTCGTCCAGCATTTGGCTACCCGTCGTGTCCCGACCATCTTCCCAAAGGTGATCTCTGGAAGTTGATGGATGTGGAAAACAACATCGGCATGCAACTTACTTCCTCATACGCCATGTGGCCGGCGGCATCTGTGAGTGGTTTGTACTTCAGTCTTCCGGAAAGTCGTTACTTTGCCGTGGATCGATTGACGCGGGACCAGGTCGAGAACTACGCGGCTCGAAAAGGAATGTCTGTCAAAGAGATCGAACGCTGGCTTGCCCCCAATCTTGGTTACGAGCCGTCTTGA
- a CDS encoding TIGR00730 family Rossman fold protein — MRLSRSLYSQSEDTTSTSVFILNYAQCNGCPLCWHALTIVGELTMKFVHAFYLVNVHMDTKTDPSIVRNVTRRPQETRFLRGPQSRFREFALAWRVLKEMIHGFRRLHFVGPCVTIFGSARFREDHPYYQKTVEVAAAVSKAGFTVMTGGGPGLMEAANRGAKQAGGHSIGCNIVLPMEQEPNPYLDTFVDFQYFFVRKLMLAKYSYAFVAVPGGFGTFDELFEVATLVQTKKMEEYPLILVGKDYWQPMIEYIREVMLGQGTISPVDVDRFVLTDDPQEVAEIIRHAAINKFGLKEGAWKPKWWLGERRPWNI, encoded by the coding sequence GTGCGTTTAAGTCGGTCGTTGTACTCGCAGAGCGAAGATACGACATCGACTTCTGTTTTCATTCTGAACTACGCTCAGTGTAACGGTTGTCCGCTCTGCTGGCACGCCCTGACGATTGTCGGTGAGCTGACAATGAAATTCGTCCATGCCTTCTATCTTGTGAATGTTCACATGGATACCAAAACGGATCCTTCAATTGTTCGAAACGTCACTCGTCGCCCGCAGGAAACACGCTTCCTTCGGGGACCGCAATCTCGTTTCCGTGAATTTGCACTCGCATGGCGTGTGTTGAAAGAAATGATACACGGATTTCGGCGTCTGCACTTCGTTGGGCCCTGCGTCACCATCTTTGGTTCCGCTCGATTCAGGGAAGATCATCCCTATTACCAAAAAACCGTGGAAGTGGCGGCCGCTGTTTCGAAAGCAGGTTTCACTGTGATGACGGGGGGTGGCCCGGGACTGATGGAAGCTGCGAATCGCGGAGCAAAACAGGCTGGAGGCCACAGTATTGGATGCAACATCGTCCTGCCAATGGAACAGGAACCGAACCCTTACCTCGATACGTTTGTGGATTTCCAGTACTTCTTCGTACGCAAGTTGATGCTGGCAAAATATTCGTATGCATTCGTCGCTGTGCCCGGAGGCTTTGGGACGTTCGACGAATTGTTTGAGGTCGCCACGCTTGTCCAAACCAAAAAGATGGAAGAGTACCCGCTGATTCTGGTGGGAAAGGACTACTGGCAGCCCATGATTGAATACATCCGCGAAGTCATGCTCGGCCAGGGCACCATCAGCCCGGTTGATGTGGATCGGTTTGTACTCACTGATGATCCGCAGGAAGTCGCAGAGATCATTCGCCACGCCGCCATCAATAAATTTGGATTGAAGGAAGGTGCCTGGAAGCCAAAATGGTGGCTGGGTGAGCGACGTCCATGGAACATTTGA
- a CDS encoding serine/threonine-protein kinase, with the protein MLERTSGKNSESETDREERLASVLDEVLHGGTEASSDARLSMAVRQHPDLAADLRELWATAMIANDVAMFQSAEVSRIIDGTGSGPLKTPDWSLSGGNAAGAQIGNYELQEEIGRGGMGVVYRAYQRDLKRSVALKMIPNAAFASSQDLARLRAEAIAAASLAHPNIVPVYDVGEYNGQPWFSMQLIEGHTLSQLLARGPISSRDAVSILLPVVDAIGTAHRAGLLHRDLKPSNILIAEGGVPFVTDFGLAKRVHSADGSADLSHHSIRSGMMTAGSAMSGLTQTGAILGTPAWMSPEQAAGQVESIDVTTDIYSLGAILYAMLTGRPPFQAASPLDTLLMVMEQDPPSIRLLNPAIDSDLAMVVLKCLQKPRDLRYSSTDQLAADLKAWLNSEPVSARQSTVMQVMTRLFRESHQAAILENWGLLWMWHSLVLVLLCFITNAFQLWGVDHRTPYVALWVVGLGLWAAIFWNLRHRAGPITAIERQIAHVWAGSMIASTMLFAVEWIMDRSVLELSPVLGTIAGIVFLVKAGMLSGSFYIQAALLFATSPLMAAMQQSNLPNFSIALFGLISGSTFFFPGLKYYRQQQRTARGRRSLK; encoded by the coding sequence GTGTTGGAAAGAACTTCGGGGAAGAATTCTGAATCGGAAACGGATCGCGAAGAACGTCTGGCAAGTGTGCTCGACGAAGTCCTTCACGGTGGCACGGAAGCGTCGTCTGATGCCAGATTGAGCATGGCCGTCAGGCAGCACCCGGATCTGGCTGCAGATCTTCGTGAGCTGTGGGCGACCGCGATGATTGCAAATGATGTCGCGATGTTCCAGTCCGCTGAAGTCAGCAGAATCATCGATGGAACCGGATCCGGCCCGCTGAAGACACCCGACTGGAGTCTTTCCGGCGGTAATGCCGCCGGGGCACAGATTGGAAACTACGAGTTACAGGAAGAGATTGGTCGCGGAGGGATGGGAGTCGTCTACCGCGCGTACCAGCGCGATCTCAAGCGTTCCGTCGCGTTAAAGATGATTCCAAACGCAGCCTTTGCGTCTTCACAGGACCTCGCCCGTCTGCGTGCCGAGGCAATTGCCGCGGCCAGTCTCGCACATCCAAATATTGTTCCCGTTTATGATGTTGGTGAATACAATGGTCAGCCCTGGTTCAGTATGCAACTGATCGAGGGGCATACTCTTTCTCAGTTGCTGGCCAGAGGCCCCATTTCCAGTCGCGATGCCGTATCAATTCTGCTGCCTGTGGTGGATGCAATTGGTACTGCCCACCGGGCTGGCCTGCTGCATCGTGATTTGAAGCCATCCAACATATTGATTGCAGAAGGTGGCGTTCCGTTTGTTACGGACTTTGGTCTGGCCAAACGTGTCCATAGTGCGGACGGCTCTGCGGACTTAAGTCATCATTCGATCCGGTCTGGAATGATGACTGCCGGTTCCGCAATGTCCGGCCTGACACAAACCGGAGCAATACTCGGGACGCCCGCGTGGATGTCTCCGGAACAGGCGGCCGGGCAGGTTGAGTCGATCGATGTGACGACGGATATCTACAGTCTGGGAGCCATTCTTTATGCGATGTTGACGGGGCGTCCGCCATTTCAGGCAGCTTCGCCCCTGGACACGCTCCTGATGGTGATGGAGCAGGATCCACCATCGATCAGACTTCTGAATCCTGCGATCGACAGCGACCTCGCGATGGTGGTTCTCAAGTGTCTGCAAAAGCCACGTGACCTGCGATACTCATCCACCGACCAGCTTGCCGCGGATTTGAAGGCATGGTTAAACAGCGAACCTGTTAGCGCTCGACAATCGACTGTCATGCAGGTTATGACGAGACTCTTCCGCGAATCGCATCAGGCAGCAATTCTTGAGAACTGGGGCCTGCTGTGGATGTGGCACAGCCTGGTGCTCGTCCTGCTTTGTTTTATCACCAACGCATTTCAACTTTGGGGAGTAGACCATCGAACCCCATACGTTGCTCTGTGGGTTGTCGGGTTGGGACTATGGGCCGCTATTTTCTGGAATCTTCGACATCGCGCTGGTCCGATCACAGCCATCGAACGTCAGATTGCTCACGTTTGGGCTGGCAGTATGATCGCTTCGACGATGTTGTTCGCAGTGGAATGGATCATGGATCGGTCGGTTCTTGAACTCTCCCCGGTACTCGGGACGATTGCGGGAATTGTCTTTCTTGTGAAAGCGGGAATGCTGTCCGGCAGTTTCTATATCCAGGCAGCTTTGCTGTTCGCAACTTCACCACTGATGGCAGCAATGCAGCAAAGCAATTTACCGAATTTCAGTATTGCCCTGTTCGGGCTGATCAGCGGTTCGACATTCTTCTTCCCGGGCCTGAAGTATTACCGCCAGCAGCAGCGAACCGCCAGAGGCCGACGCAGTTTGAAATGA
- a CDS encoding DUF1571 domain-containing protein, producing MTTCRSGFSVRGSNSLAITVCTASLLALYTSFDPVPAGEELNNDKVTAAAEVAANFVIQDEVPLPPDANVTPSDRKIEINEPADETPELRTNAGVVLSDMEAIQFMVYLLRDGMQQLENVNHYQALFTKQERINGDLTGSQTIEMKVQHSPAFSVYMKWKNGDAGRQVLYSDQYEDGQMVVKLGGLKGRLLPAIKLDPKGERAMSESRYPVTEAGLLGMIKQIVHHRENDLKRGYGVRCRRLPNQEFDNHDCMCFSFEYENSEAHPTYRKSIILVDSRRHLPLMARNFTWATDAEGMSPDELDEMTLIENYSFTSVNFDAELVAEDFSRENRKYRM from the coding sequence ATGACCACCTGTCGTTCCGGCTTCTCTGTTCGTGGTTCCAATTCTTTGGCAATCACAGTTTGCACGGCCAGTTTACTGGCGCTCTACACGAGCTTTGATCCGGTACCCGCTGGCGAAGAACTGAATAACGACAAAGTCACTGCAGCCGCCGAAGTCGCTGCCAACTTCGTTATCCAGGACGAAGTCCCTCTGCCGCCAGATGCGAATGTCACACCCAGTGACCGTAAGATCGAAATAAATGAGCCTGCTGACGAGACTCCCGAGCTCAGGACAAATGCCGGGGTAGTTCTGAGCGATATGGAAGCCATCCAGTTCATGGTTTACCTCCTGAGGGATGGAATGCAGCAGCTGGAAAATGTGAACCACTACCAGGCGTTGTTCACGAAGCAGGAACGCATCAATGGTGATCTGACCGGCAGTCAGACGATTGAGATGAAGGTGCAGCATTCTCCAGCATTCAGCGTCTACATGAAGTGGAAGAACGGAGACGCCGGACGGCAGGTCCTTTACAGCGATCAATACGAAGATGGCCAAATGGTCGTCAAACTGGGTGGACTCAAAGGACGATTGCTGCCCGCTATCAAGCTCGACCCAAAGGGCGAACGGGCAATGTCGGAATCACGATACCCCGTGACCGAAGCGGGGCTTCTGGGGATGATCAAGCAGATCGTTCACCATCGCGAGAACGATCTGAAACGCGGCTATGGCGTCAGATGTCGGCGACTGCCCAATCAGGAATTTGACAATCATGACTGCATGTGCTTCTCGTTCGAATATGAAAACTCAGAAGCACATCCAACCTATCGTAAGAGCATCATTCTTGTCGATTCCCGACGTCACCTGCCTTTGATGGCAAGGAACTTTACCTGGGCCACCGACGCTGAAGGTATGAGCCCGGATGAACTGGACGAGATGACCCTGATCGAAAACTATTCGTTTACATCTGTCAACTTTGACGCAGAACTAGTTGCTGAAGACTTCAGCCGCGAAAATCGAAAATACCGCATGTAA